A segment of the Nilaparvata lugens isolate BPH chromosome X, ASM1435652v1, whole genome shotgun sequence genome:
ttcaagagaatatcaattttgatgatatttagaatttgatcaataatatatcccgattgttacaatctagatgtaaaattcaaaatccctctgggcgtaattttgtgctctacaatctgagactaggtagagcgctctatctcatataaatttccaggtaaacctgacaacaatgctccttgtattgtgtaaaacacctaatttttagcttcaaccatcatcaccatctatattgtcctaACAGACATACCTATTTTGCACTATCATatgagttcatgagattatgttctatgagaatcacccgttagattcacttcatttcagtatttcctaatggagaggcgcgcttaaggacacctcaaggatcaaaatttcaaagacttataacttttgatacaAAGCTCGGATCTCATcctactacacttcattcttctcggctcgtcaaggcggttcaaaatcatgcatcacgAGTCAAATGCGGTCGGAAtgtgttctcctcctaactagtctcaacaaagctgcaaagccAAAAATTGTGTtaaaaacattccctccaaattcctttgtcaattagTATATTGTTGTAAAAGTGGagttttcacactcaacactaaagctgctgcaacagttgtagggaaatgcgtaaaagtgagaaattatacatcaaattgaagagaattcaatgttcTATAAGCTCATTATCAGCAtgaatttttcccatcgatGTTTAAATAGTTATAAGAGCATAAATAGAGAAAAGTTGGaagcaaacgtgttttttcaaaaatgtcacaccttcaagagcggatatctcgaaaactagaaaagatatagaaaaagttgtaagATTAATAGTGtagaaaattatgtaagctttaattttgtatatatCAGTTATGTCCATAAGATACACAGTTTTCGTGTTAGGAAATCAAataatggtacctttgaaccacccccacccccttagcacagtgggtaggggtggggacttttgatatgtttacctacACACTactctaaacagaactgcggggtcaaaaattgtattcaaaacttttccctctataccctcttttgagcattcattgcttGGACTAATAGTACAGTACATACAAATAATATAGCAGCACACTGTTGCCGTTTTTATGAAGATTCTATTAAGAAGGTCTATTCttttttcgctctttctctcacacaattaGCTCACAGGCTCTCTGGATTCTATGAAATCTGGCAGCACTGTACTCCATATGAACAACTCTGGATTCTATGAAATCTGGCAGCACTGTACTCCATATGAACAACTCTGGATTCTATGAAATCTGGCAGCACTGTACTCCATATGAACAACTCTGGATTCTATGAAATCTGGCAGCACTGTACTCCATATGAACAACTCTGGATTCTATGAAATCTGGCAGCACTGTACTCCATATGAACAACTCTGGATTCTATGAAATCTGGCAGCACTGTACTCCATATGAACAACTCTGGATTCTATGAAATCTGCCAGCACTGTACTCCATGTGAACAACGCTGGAATCTAAGGTTTGCGCAGACTATCAACAACTTTATTCAACCGAGTCTTGAAAATAACTTAGAATTAGCATTTGCTAgcttctatcatagagaaaatatagcataagaagatatcccaaggtataggtaatttatgttgcaaattccgagccgatttttgttaactcaagctgataactgccgactactgtctattattaatgTGTTGTTGGGgtggtgagagtgtaagaacggcacaatatgagactACTAGCGTAACATAGCTTCATCAAAatcaactactaggactatcgacttgagttaacaacggaatttgcaacataaacgcacTATACCATGACTTAGACTATCTTTTCTGTATATGCTTTTATTCGACCGATCCAataacagacaaggatagcaatggaTAGGTGAATGTGACTTTATAAGGTGAATGTGAACAGCCAATTACCTTGCTCCTCGATGATTTTGTTATTGATGTAGATCAACTGGACACGGAACAGGTCGAGATAGAGCATAGCACATTTTTTGTGGATTTGCAGTCCATTCTTTAGATGGTTGCGCGCCTTTTCAACGTTCCTGCAGTCGTCCAGCTCCCAATCTGCAGCCAACTTAAACAGGATCGGTATGTCGCTGTGATCTGCTAACATATGCACCAGCACTTGGCTGCCCGTCGAATAGAACGCCTGcaatacaaatatatttattgcAATTTGATTCATCACACAAACATCGGCCAGTGTCACAGGTaaataaaacatcaataaaaacgtgtaacacaTGCTACTAAGAACATAATTAGTCAATAAATATCCCATCATTATTTTACTAAAACTATTCATTCTTGGAGTACGAGATAAGCGCTAGAAGTGAAAGGTTGTGTTCTGTGAGCTCCGTGTTTTTTTATTCGATTAGTCAAGTTTTATTAGGTGAGATACAATCAATTTATATAGTTAGATACGTTACTGTACcctgtttttttttgtgaaagtgTATCTGAAGCTCAATATGTAGAAAACGTTATATTTTCTCGATATGAATAGAATAGTGACAATGTTTGAGGTTAGAATCCACAGAAGAAGAGTATGCTAGCAGGCTGAACGGGAGATTATAAATTGGACTTTGGACCTTGATTATACATGGCTCACCATTCAACTACTGTCATATAAAACTGAGCCAAAATTCTTATCTAATAAGTTTCGTTGTTCTATAGCTGAATAATTTTTCTGTTCGATAAAAACGAAAAAATAGTGAATAATAGACTAATATTACAGAGAGGTGTATTGATAGAACACTACTGAATTACCATCACGTTTtactaaatttcaattaaatggAGAAGAAATTGGACGAGATTCTGAAAAAAACTAAATAAGCTAGATGGcttggaaacaaaaattgataatattgccAGCAAATTCAAtgacgaaattgaaactttgaagAAACAAGTAGGAGAGCTTAAATCCGAAGTGCAATTACAGAAAGAACGGAAACAAGAGGAatacagaagaagaaatataataatattcggTATTAAAGGCGGTAACAATTATTGGACTCTAAGAGAAGAGATAATGAAGATACTCAAATATCTGGATGCTGATATCAGAAACCAGGATATGGAATACTTAAAAAAGCTGAGCAAATCAGAAAGCAATGGTCCAATTAGAGTAACGTTTACGTCGTCTTTcacaagaaataaaatactCAGGAAAAAATCGAATTTGTCAAAGGAAGGGAAATATAGTTGTATAAAGATACAAGAAGATCTCGACTTCAATACTCGCGCCGTCAGGAAAGAATTATCACACTTTATGTACGATTTTAGGAAAGAAGGGAAAAAAGCTTATCTCAAAAAAGATAAGCTACTACTTGAGGGAAAACTTCTTGGTCTTGATAATTTGAGAGAAaagtataataaagaaaagaaaagacGTAGAAGTGATGGAGACTCACCCACCAAGATTGACCAAAGTGTGAACACAGGACGACTCGGGAAAAAGAGCAATTATACATTAGAatcatatatcatatgaatcatatatatcatatatagAATCATATATATAGGAGACAAAGGAAATAATCAAGATATGGAAGgatcttcaaaaaataagtaGCAACCACCGATCGGAACGACAATTAAGGACAAGAAGGATGAAGGAAAACAAACGGATGTAAATTTTGGAAACGGCAAGGCTACAAAAAATGCAAATAACGAAGACAACATAAATATAATCACATACAACTGTAGATCTCTTAGAGCAAATTGGAGGGTGGAACAGTTGTTAGAAGAGCTGGACAACATCGAGTGGGATATTATAGGACTCGCGGAAGTAAGGAGAGATGGTGAGCAGTGTATGATCATGGGAGATGATAGGATGCTCTATCTGAATGGGAATGCTTCTACTGGAGGAACAGCATTTCTGATTAACAAGCTATCAAAAAAGTAAATTGTAAGCTTCAAGCAGTATACACACCGAATCTCTGTGATGATTTGGAAATTACAAGGACACATTAAAGGAAGAATCAAACTGATACAAGTTTATGCACCAACGTCAGCGTCATCGGACGAAGAGCTTGAATATTTCTACGAGGATCTGGAAGAGGCTCTCGAAAATGATACAtgcaaatataatattgttatgggAGACATGAATGCGAAAATCGGGAAGAGCAGGGGTGAAAAATGCGTTGGAAGGTACGGAATTGGGGAGAGAAATGAGCGAGGTGAACGACTTGTCGAATTTGTCGAAGGCAAGAGGATGTATCTGATGAATTCATTCTTCCAGAAACACAAATCAACAAAATGGACTTGGTTGAGCCCCGATGGAGAGACAAACAACGAAATAGACTTTTTCATGATAgacaaaaaatttattgttcaagatGTAGATGTAGAGGATGGGATAAATATTGGAAGTGATCATAGGCCTCTGAGAATGGtgataaaaatcaataagaatagaataagatattacAGCGAACGGCTCACACGACTGGGAACAGAGGACTTGAGAAACCTAGGATTTgtacaaaaattacaaaataacttGAATGAAGAGAGAATCAACGAATGTGAGGATATGGAGATTATAACTGATAAACTGACTAATACCTTGAGAAAAACGAGACAATTGCTAGGAAACTTAAGAGAAAACAAGAAAAGAAAAGTTCCAAGAGAGATAGTTAAATTgttagagaagagaagaaaactaAAAAGACACGGCagaggaaaaattgaatttagtgAAATCTCCAAACTAATTCGAGGGAAATGGATTGAATGGTCTAATAATAGGAAAACAAAGGAATTAGAAGAGACTTTGAAACTCGGGACAAGCGTCAAAGAGTTTAACAGGCAGCAGCAATTAGGAATGAACACACTGATTTGTATGAAAGATGAGAAGGGAAATAAAATAAGAGAAATAGAAGGGATACTTGGAATAATTTGTGAATTCTATGAGAGCCTCTATAAAAAGGATGAACTGGAAGAAGATAACATGGAACTGAAAAATGGAGAACGCGGCAGGAATGAGTATAGAAACGAAGAATGTCCACCGATTATGGAAAGAGAGGTAGAACGAGCAATTGTGCGTCTCAAGGAGGGAAAAGCTGTAGGACCAGATAGAATATCGAATGAAGAGTTGAAAGCGGGAGGAAAAAAGGTGATAGAAATACTAACAAGGCTGTTTAATCTATGCCTCACTAATGGAAAGATTCCTGAAATATGGCTCAAAGCTAACTTGTTACTGctcttcaaaaaaggtgataaAAAGGAAGTCAAGAATTATCGACCAATTAGTCTCCTGTCAAGtatatacaaaatattcatgGCA
Coding sequences within it:
- the LOC111049418 gene encoding U3 small nucleolar RNA-associated protein 6 homolog isoform X4 is translated as MLADHSDIPILFKLAADWELDDCRNVEKARNHLKNGLQIHKKCAMLYLDLFRVQLIYINNKIIEEQEMMLRIPIVRLIRLEDMEYQQTVIAMRPMQKIYSPWMISTMQ
- the LOC111049418 gene encoding U3 small nucleolar RNA-associated protein 6 homolog isoform X3, which translates into the protein MLADHSDIPILFKLAADWELDDCRNVEKARNHLKNGLQIHKKCAMLYLDLFRVQLIYINNKIIEEQEMMLRIPIVRLIRLEDMEYQQTSVNLNTKNDDEPEVFKKSCIKEEVIAMRPMQKIYSPWMISTMQ